A stretch of the Flavobacterium aquiphilum genome encodes the following:
- the rseP gene encoding RIP metalloprotease RseP: protein MEIVIKLSQFLLSLSLLIILHELGHFLPAKAFKTRVEKFYLFFDVKYSLLKKKIGETEYGIGWLPLGGYVKISGMIDESMDKEQMALPPQPWEFRSKPAWQRLIIMLGGVTVNFILAFIIYIGMAYAYGDSYISNADMKDGLLIENQAMINAGFKSGDKIVAVDGEKIIRFDKEINSKVILAKEVVIERNGAQQTIKMPNDFVDQLSKFEKEPLASIRIPFVIGNIADESANQNLKPKDILLSLNGQTTKYLDQAKVILENNKNKSISAVVLRDQKQITLDLKVNKEGKLGVQLGGLGLDSLEKLGYYKITHQSYSFLESIPFGIEKGKDQLVGYGKQLKMIFNPETKAYKQVGGFHAIYNIFPSSWSWEVFWSITAILSIMLGVMNLLPIPALDGGHVMFLLFEIVSGKKPSDKFLENAQMVGFVLLISLLLFANGNDIYKAIMGK, encoded by the coding sequence ATGGAAATAGTTATCAAGCTTTCTCAATTTTTATTGAGCTTATCGTTACTTATCATACTTCACGAATTAGGGCATTTTCTTCCTGCAAAAGCATTCAAAACCAGAGTCGAGAAATTTTACTTGTTTTTTGACGTAAAATATTCCCTTCTAAAAAAGAAAATTGGCGAAACAGAATACGGAATCGGTTGGTTGCCTCTGGGTGGTTACGTGAAAATATCCGGAATGATTGACGAAAGCATGGACAAAGAACAAATGGCTTTGCCTCCGCAACCTTGGGAATTCAGATCCAAACCAGCTTGGCAACGTTTGATTATCATGTTGGGAGGAGTAACGGTAAATTTCATTCTTGCTTTCATCATATATATTGGTATGGCTTATGCTTACGGGGATTCCTATATTTCAAATGCCGACATGAAAGACGGTCTTTTAATAGAAAATCAGGCAATGATCAATGCCGGATTCAAATCAGGGGACAAAATCGTTGCTGTTGACGGAGAAAAAATCATTCGTTTTGATAAAGAAATCAACTCAAAAGTTATTTTAGCAAAAGAAGTGGTTATCGAAAGAAACGGCGCTCAGCAAACTATAAAAATGCCTAATGATTTTGTTGACCAATTGTCAAAATTTGAAAAAGAACCATTGGCAAGTATCAGAATCCCATTTGTTATTGGTAATATAGCTGATGAATCGGCAAATCAAAACCTAAAACCAAAAGATATTCTTTTGTCACTAAATGGGCAGACTACAAAATACCTGGATCAAGCCAAAGTTATTTTGGAAAACAATAAAAACAAATCAATTTCTGCAGTAGTTTTAAGAGATCAAAAACAAATAACTTTAGACTTAAAAGTAAATAAAGAAGGAAAACTTGGTGTTCAACTTGGTGGCTTAGGTCTTGATTCTCTAGAAAAACTAGGATATTATAAAATTACTCATCAAAGCTACAGCTTCCTAGAATCTATTCCTTTTGGAATCGAAAAAGGAAAAGATCAATTGGTTGGATATGGTAAACAATTGAAAATGATTTTCAATCCTGAAACCAAAGCTTACAAACAAGTGGGAGGTTTCCATGCCATTTATAACATTTTTCCAAGTTCATGGAGTTGGGAAGTTTTCTGGAGCATCACTGCAATTTTATCAATTATGCTTGGAGTAATGAACTTATTACCTATTCCTGCACTTGACGGAGGACATGTAATGTTTTTATTATTTGAAATTGTAAGCGGTAAAAAACCAAGCGACAAATTCCTTGAAAACGCCCAAATGGTTGGTTTTGTACTCCTTATCTCATTGCTTTTGTTTGCCAACGGAAACGATATTTACAAGGCAATAATGGGCAAATAA
- a CDS encoding NADH:flavin oxidoreductase/NADH oxidase, producing MASKLFSSLQIKSITLKNRIVISPMCQYSAEDGFANDWHLVHLGSRATGGSGLIIQEATAVSPEGRISPEDLGLWSDEHIEKLQSITKFIISQGSVPGIQLAHAGRKASVSALWLGNKKLDFDQGGWQTVSSSAIPYHDGEPFLPKELDKDEINKLVSDFKQATKRAVKAGYQVLEIHAAHGYLLHQFLSPLTNSRTDEYGGSFENRIRFALEIVDAVQSEWPSDLPLFVRISATDWADGGWNVEESVQLCKILKEKGVDLIDVSSGGLVSYQQILVGPSYQVHFAEKIKKEIGILTGAVGLITTSQQAEAIVAEDKADLVLFARESLRNPNLGLHFAQELGDDVQWPKQYERAKKR from the coding sequence ATGGCATCAAAATTATTTTCTTCTCTTCAAATAAAAAGCATCACACTCAAAAACAGAATCGTAATTTCACCAATGTGCCAATATTCAGCAGAGGATGGCTTTGCGAATGATTGGCATTTGGTTCATCTTGGCAGCCGTGCAACTGGTGGTTCTGGTTTAATTATTCAAGAAGCAACAGCCGTTTCTCCTGAAGGCAGAATTTCTCCTGAAGATTTGGGATTGTGGAGTGATGAGCATATCGAAAAATTACAGTCGATCACCAAATTTATTATTAGCCAGGGCTCGGTGCCGGGAATTCAATTGGCGCATGCTGGAAGAAAAGCTAGTGTTTCGGCTCTATGGCTTGGTAATAAAAAATTAGATTTCGATCAAGGTGGATGGCAAACTGTTTCTTCAAGTGCGATTCCATATCATGATGGTGAGCCTTTTTTGCCAAAGGAATTAGATAAAGACGAAATTAATAAACTAGTTTCTGATTTTAAACAAGCAACAAAAAGAGCGGTAAAAGCAGGTTATCAAGTGCTGGAAATTCATGCGGCGCACGGTTATTTGCTGCATCAGTTTTTGTCTCCTTTGACCAATTCCAGAACTGATGAATATGGGGGATCTTTCGAAAACAGAATCCGATTTGCATTAGAAATCGTTGATGCAGTACAGTCAGAATGGCCATCAGATTTGCCTTTGTTTGTTCGAATTTCAGCTACAGACTGGGCAGATGGCGGATGGAATGTTGAAGAATCGGTTCAACTTTGTAAAATTTTGAAAGAGAAAGGAGTTGATTTAATTGATGTTTCTTCGGGCGGATTGGTGTCGTATCAGCAAATTCTTGTTGGGCCCAGTTATCAGGTTCATTTTGCAGAAAAAATAAAAAAAGAAATAGGAATATTAACGGGGGCAGTTGGTTTAATAACTACTTCGCAACAGGCCGAAGCCATTGTAGCAGAAGATAAAGCAGATCTTGTTTTGTTTGCAAGGGAATCACTTAGAAATCCAAATTTAGGTTTACATTTTGCTCAGGAATTAGGAGATGATGTTCAATGGCCAAAACAATACGAACGGGCAAAAAAACGATAA
- a CDS encoding Gfo/Idh/MocA family oxidoreductase: MQKIKTALLSYGMSGKVFHAPFLDIHSGFELLGSWERSQKLIQVDYPYAKSYPTLEALLQDDVDLVIVNTPVGTHFEYAKQVLLAGKHAVVEKAFTTTVAEAQELRDLAKEKGVKLSVFQNRRWDSDLKTVQKVLSDNVLGELVEAEFHFDRYNPVLSPKVHKETANPGAGVLKDLGPHIIDQALYLFGVPQSVFGDIRITRENSLVDDWIDILLFYSDFRVRLKAGFFVREANPAYVVHGKKGSFLKHRGDVQEDELKLGKKPNFTTWGAEAPGFEGLLHTEIEGRIVKEKVPTLHGNYFDFFEGVYQSIANDLPEPVSAQDGVNVMRIIEAVIESSEQKKVVDL, translated from the coding sequence ATGCAAAAAATCAAAACAGCGCTGTTGTCATACGGGATGTCAGGAAAAGTTTTCCATGCTCCTTTTTTAGATATTCATTCCGGGTTTGAATTGCTTGGTTCTTGGGAAAGAAGCCAAAAATTAATTCAAGTGGATTACCCTTATGCAAAAAGTTATCCTACGCTGGAAGCACTGCTTCAGGATGATGTCGATTTGGTTATTGTGAATACTCCTGTAGGAACTCATTTTGAATATGCAAAACAAGTTCTGCTTGCCGGGAAACACGCTGTGGTTGAAAAAGCTTTTACTACGACTGTTGCCGAAGCTCAGGAACTGAGGGATTTGGCTAAAGAAAAAGGAGTGAAACTTTCGGTTTTCCAAAATAGAAGATGGGACAGCGATCTTAAAACCGTTCAAAAGGTTCTTTCGGATAATGTGTTGGGTGAATTGGTGGAAGCCGAATTTCATTTTGACCGATACAATCCAGTTTTGAGCCCAAAAGTGCATAAAGAAACCGCTAATCCGGGCGCTGGAGTTTTGAAAGATTTAGGGCCGCACATAATTGATCAGGCTTTGTATTTGTTTGGGGTTCCACAAAGTGTTTTTGGCGATATCCGTATTACTCGTGAAAATTCTTTAGTTGATGATTGGATTGATATTTTGCTTTTCTATTCGGATTTCAGAGTGCGATTGAAAGCAGGTTTTTTTGTTAGGGAAGCCAATCCTGCGTATGTTGTTCACGGTAAAAAAGGTTCTTTTTTGAAACATCGTGGCGATGTACAGGAAGATGAGTTAAAACTTGGAAAGAAACCAAATTTTACTACTTGGGGTGCAGAAGCTCCGGGTTTTGAAGGATTGTTGCATACGGAGATAGAAGGAAGAATTGTAAAAGAAAAAGTGCCAACCTTGCACGGAAATTATTTTGACTTTTTTGAAGGTGTTTATCAATCAATTGCAAATGATTTACCGGAACCGGTATCAGCACAAGATGGTGTTAATGTAATGCGAATTATTGAAGCGGTAATCGAAAGTAGTGAGCAAAAGAAAGTTGTTGATTTGTAA
- a CDS encoding MFS transporter, protein MQYFNFIGRYKAKGKYKKTYRDVKESYLFRIRWAVSSFYFGMGLCFSSWASRIPTIKAALHLSDGQLGTILFALPVGQLTMMFFSGKLVTRFGSHRTLPFAILMYAFSLTNMGLAQNAWQLALGLVSFGISGNLTNISVNTQGIYTEGLFRRTIMTSFHGMWSLAGFTGALVGLGMLALKIGTYTHFLIVAFVVALLVAINVKYLIRAKETVRPEKKKRFRKPDKSLILLGIIGFCSMASEGIMFDWSGVYFKDIVRAPGPLIVVGYTSYMIMMASGRFFGDRLINNFGRKKVMQISGIMISTGLFSAVFFPYIIPCTLAFMVVGLGVSTIIPTLYSIAGKHPTIPTGEALTAVSSVSFLGFLMHCLLLAILLNFLVCDFPLLLLEFLAFSSLLWLAELKQSNKKTRKYFFFIIT, encoded by the coding sequence TTGCAGTATTTTAATTTTATAGGCAGGTACAAAGCCAAAGGAAAATACAAGAAAACATATCGGGATGTCAAGGAATCTTATTTATTCAGGATTCGTTGGGCAGTTTCGTCTTTTTATTTTGGTATGGGTTTGTGTTTTTCCAGCTGGGCAAGCCGAATACCAACAATCAAAGCTGCATTACATTTAAGCGATGGTCAACTTGGAACAATATTGTTTGCTTTGCCTGTAGGACAGTTGACGATGATGTTTTTTTCCGGAAAATTAGTTACCCGTTTTGGGAGCCATCGTACTTTGCCTTTTGCTATTTTGATGTATGCCTTTAGTTTGACCAATATGGGTTTGGCTCAAAATGCTTGGCAATTGGCTCTTGGATTGGTTTCTTTTGGGATATCAGGAAATTTAACAAATATATCGGTAAACACTCAAGGAATTTATACCGAGGGGCTTTTCAGGAGAACCATTATGACTTCCTTTCACGGAATGTGGAGCTTGGCTGGATTTACAGGAGCTTTGGTCGGACTTGGGATGCTTGCTTTGAAAATAGGAACTTATACTCATTTTTTAATTGTGGCTTTTGTGGTAGCATTATTGGTTGCTATTAATGTCAAATACTTAATAAGAGCTAAAGAAACAGTTCGCCCCGAAAAGAAAAAAAGATTCAGAAAGCCCGATAAGTCTTTAATTTTATTAGGGATTATCGGTTTTTGCAGTATGGCCAGTGAAGGGATTATGTTTGATTGGAGTGGAGTGTATTTTAAAGATATTGTTAGAGCACCAGGGCCTTTAATCGTTGTGGGATATACTTCTTATATGATCATGATGGCCAGTGGACGATTTTTTGGGGATCGTTTAATTAATAATTTTGGTCGAAAGAAAGTTATGCAAATTAGTGGTATCATGATTTCGACAGGATTGTTTAGCGCAGTATTTTTCCCGTATATTATCCCTTGTACACTTGCCTTTATGGTTGTGGGATTGGGTGTTTCGACTATTATTCCAACTCTTTACAGTATTGCAGGAAAGCATCCAACTATTCCGACCGGAGAAGCATTGACTGCCGTTTCGAGCGTTAGTTTCTTGGGCTTTTTGATGCATTGCCTGTTATTGGCCATATTGCTGAACTTTTTAGTTTGCGATTTTCCTTTGCTTTTATTGGAATTTTTGGCTTTTTCATCGCTTTTATGGTTAGCCGAATTAAAGCAATCGAATAAAAAAACAAGAAAATATTTCTTTTTTATAATTACTTAA
- a CDS encoding TonB-dependent receptor, translating into MGKFWLGILFLLKLSFVFSQKPTGIKGKIIDSKSQKPLENVVVTIANTQLMQLTSNDGVFGFYAVAPGNQLLLLRSQGFKDLILTVAVIQDQMLDLGAIPLDDNQTSEQQTGIITLLESDLSDDNSGSESTSGLLQSSRDAFQQAAAFNWGQARFRIRGLDSQYATTMINGVTMNKLFDGRPQWGDWGGLNNVVRNQEFTMGSFPSDYAFGGILGTQEINTRASIYRPGTTLSFSGTNTNYDWRMVGTYASGMNNKGWAFGVSAGTRWAEEGYFEGTNYNALAGFISVEKKINDHNSLNFSGFYTPNSRAKNSPNTAEVTDLTNDKYNSYWGWQDGKKRNARIKTIEEPILMLNHFWNNGDSSTLNSSLTYQFGKITNSNIDYQNGNSPDPTYYRKMPSYYTSMYAPDNGEFSGAFIPDYEEAEKSKEQFLANSQIDWNALYYANQDPVLDTNGKIIGYAPAKSNYVLYEDHTDDQTITATSVFNTQMSDNLFLTAGGFYSHLKSHNYQQLTDLLGGLYFDDIDVFYNGNQAQSDLNHPDRQVVEGDIYGYNFNYFANTLNLFTNFKFTYDKIDFYLAQNFVSTNYQREGLYQNGLYPTNSFGKSEKVQFENFGFKGGILFKISGRQQVNFNGAYLSNAPTMRNTFPNSRLNNSVVNGLESENICSLDASYFFRTPKWQTRFTLFYAKIKNITQTSFFYAEGIFDDGDGYANTDAFVSQTLTHLDKKNLGAEFSFQYQLSPTLMINFSAFYGQFTFDSNPNVTITNDAQATTENPNPTFDFGTSTLKNYNQAGMPQQAVALGIEYRDPKYWWIGANINYLAESFIDISPISRTDTFYKNPASGFNFPEASEERARELLKQEEFDPITLLNISGGKSWKIKGKNIGLFASINNVLDISYKTGGYEQARNANFRQLNQDVSSGTPNFGNKYFYRYGRTYFVNLYINL; encoded by the coding sequence ATGGGTAAATTTTGGTTAGGAATACTTTTTTTATTGAAGCTATCTTTTGTCTTTTCCCAAAAACCAACGGGGATTAAGGGAAAAATTATTGATTCTAAGAGCCAAAAGCCATTGGAAAATGTAGTGGTAACAATTGCAAACACGCAGTTGATGCAACTTACTTCAAATGATGGTGTTTTTGGTTTTTATGCTGTTGCACCCGGAAATCAATTATTGCTTTTGCGCAGTCAGGGGTTTAAAGATTTGATACTTACGGTTGCGGTTATCCAAGACCAAATGTTGGATTTGGGTGCCATTCCCTTAGATGATAATCAAACATCAGAACAGCAAACAGGTATAATTACTTTACTCGAAAGTGATTTGAGTGATGACAACAGCGGTTCCGAAAGTACCTCGGGACTTTTACAATCTTCGAGAGATGCGTTTCAGCAGGCGGCCGCTTTCAATTGGGGACAGGCTCGGTTTAGGATTCGGGGATTGGATAGTCAATATGCGACAACGATGATCAATGGCGTTACGATGAATAAACTCTTTGATGGGAGACCACAATGGGGCGATTGGGGCGGATTGAACAATGTGGTCAGAAATCAGGAATTTACTATGGGTTCTTTTCCTTCGGATTATGCGTTTGGGGGTATTTTGGGTACTCAGGAAATCAATACCCGTGCTTCGATTTACAGGCCAGGAACTACTTTGTCTTTCTCGGGAACCAATACCAATTATGATTGGCGTATGGTGGGAACTTACGCTTCGGGGATGAACAATAAAGGTTGGGCTTTTGGGGTTTCAGCAGGGACACGTTGGGCTGAAGAAGGTTATTTTGAGGGGACCAATTATAATGCTTTAGCTGGTTTTATTAGTGTCGAAAAAAAGATAAACGACCATAATTCCCTAAATTTTTCCGGATTTTACACCCCAAATTCCAGAGCCAAGAATTCCCCAAATACTGCCGAAGTAACTGATTTGACAAACGATAAGTACAATTCCTATTGGGGTTGGCAGGACGGTAAAAAGCGAAATGCGCGGATAAAAACCATTGAAGAACCCATTTTGATGCTGAATCATTTTTGGAATAATGGTGATAGTTCTACACTCAATTCAAGTTTAACCTATCAATTTGGGAAAATCACAAACAGCAATATTGACTATCAAAACGGCAATAGCCCCGATCCCACTTATTACAGGAAAATGCCGAGTTATTACACTTCAATGTATGCGCCGGACAATGGGGAGTTTTCGGGAGCATTTATCCCTGATTATGAGGAAGCGGAGAAAAGCAAAGAACAATTTCTAGCCAATAGTCAAATCGATTGGAATGCGCTGTATTATGCTAATCAGGATCCGGTTTTGGATACCAATGGAAAAATTATTGGTTATGCTCCCGCCAAAAGTAATTATGTTTTGTATGAAGACCATACCGATGATCAAACAATAACGGCCACTTCTGTTTTCAATACTCAAATGAGCGATAATCTTTTCTTGACGGCAGGCGGTTTTTATAGTCATCTAAAATCCCATAATTACCAGCAATTGACTGATTTATTAGGAGGTTTGTATTTTGATGACATTGATGTTTTTTACAATGGGAATCAGGCGCAGTCCGATTTGAATCATCCCGACAGACAGGTTGTGGAGGGCGATATTTATGGTTACAATTTTAATTATTTTGCTAATACTTTAAACCTGTTTACCAACTTTAAATTTACTTACGATAAAATCGATTTTTATTTGGCACAGAATTTCGTTAGTACCAATTATCAGCGGGAAGGTTTGTATCAAAACGGACTTTATCCAACCAATTCTTTTGGCAAAAGTGAGAAAGTGCAATTTGAGAATTTTGGTTTCAAAGGCGGAATCCTTTTCAAAATTTCGGGTAGGCAACAGGTGAATTTTAACGGTGCTTATCTTTCCAATGCGCCGACAATGAGGAATACTTTTCCGAATTCTCGCTTGAATAATTCGGTTGTTAATGGATTGGAAAGTGAAAACATATGCAGTTTGGATGCAAGTTATTTTTTTAGAACTCCAAAGTGGCAAACCCGTTTCACACTTTTTTATGCCAAAATAAAGAACATCACGCAAACTTCATTCTTTTATGCCGAAGGGATTTTTGATGATGGAGATGGATATGCAAATACCGATGCATTTGTAAGTCAGACCTTGACACATTTGGACAAGAAGAATTTAGGAGCTGAGTTCAGTTTTCAATATCAATTGAGTCCAACGCTAATGATTAATTTTTCAGCTTTTTATGGTCAGTTTACTTTTGACAGCAACCCGAATGTTACTATAACCAACGATGCACAAGCCACTACTGAAAATCCCAATCCCACATTTGATTTTGGAACATCAACTTTAAAAAATTACAATCAGGCGGGAATGCCACAGCAGGCAGTTGCTTTGGGAATTGAATACAGAGATCCCAAATATTGGTGGATTGGTGCCAATATCAATTATTTGGCCGAAAGTTTCATAGATATTTCTCCTATTTCCAGGACGGATACATTTTATAAAAATCCGGCAAGCGGTTTCAATTTTCCCGAAGCTTCAGAGGAAAGAGCCAGAGAGTTATTGAAACAGGAAGAATTTGACCCAATCACTTTGTTAAACATTTCGGGAGGGAAATCTTGGAAAATAAAGGGAAAGAACATCGGGCTTTTTGCATCGATAAACAATGTTTTGGATATCAGCTACAAAACAGGTGGATACGAGCAGGCCAGAAATGCCAATTTCAGACAACTCAATCAGGATGTTTCCAGTGGCACTCCCAATTTTGGCAACAAATATTTTTATCGTTACGGCAGGACTTATTTTGTAAACCTGTACATCAATTTATAA
- a CDS encoding DUF5689 domain-containing protein, protein MNLKFYTVFLGIAMFFVSCAKDEFDVPKLSCNQPDLKVNRTVEEVRAVTSSIVTQYKYDDIIEAYVVSSDEAGNFFKTISFQTLATAKIPATGFSVPVDVSNSYIDFRLGNKVYIKMKNQYTDIYFGGMRIGDIYVNSYNEGGVGRISQNDYKKVLNASCTMIDENQLVKKLTVEEALDDAKINTLIELKDVEFTEAALGRHYYEESNDVGGATNWNLRDKAGNQIIFRTSSYADFSGHLVPDGSGTIRGILTKFGSDYQMMVRSEKDIVMSGNRNVPFFAEDFQSVTNNVNFALPGWSNIVEKATKLWRSIVYNSNGYAEFNTTSTTAAENVAWLVSPKINLANYKNAVLSFRSAQHDLKIDSPLNTLEVYVSTNFDGANISKAKWTKLVAKVPSLSTPARTFISSGGIDLSSYSGNIQIAFKYIGSGKDKTLNGAFMVDDVKIFGEK, encoded by the coding sequence ATGAACTTAAAATTCTACACTGTTTTTTTAGGAATTGCAATGTTTTTTGTCAGTTGTGCCAAAGATGAATTTGATGTGCCAAAACTAAGCTGCAATCAGCCCGATCTAAAAGTAAATCGAACGGTTGAAGAAGTGCGAGCCGTTACAAGTTCTATCGTGACACAATATAAATACGATGATATCATTGAAGCTTATGTGGTTTCCAGTGATGAGGCTGGGAATTTTTTTAAGACGATTTCATTCCAAACTTTGGCTACAGCCAAAATACCGGCGACAGGTTTTAGTGTTCCGGTTGATGTTTCTAACAGTTATATTGATTTTAGATTGGGCAATAAAGTGTACATCAAAATGAAAAATCAATACACCGATATTTACTTTGGCGGAATGCGTATTGGCGATATTTATGTTAATAGCTATAACGAAGGTGGTGTTGGCCGAATTTCTCAAAATGATTATAAAAAAGTATTGAATGCCTCTTGCACCATGATTGATGAAAATCAGTTGGTGAAGAAGCTTACTGTTGAAGAGGCTTTGGATGATGCCAAGATAAATACTCTAATTGAATTGAAAGATGTCGAGTTTACCGAAGCGGCTTTAGGACGACATTATTATGAAGAATCTAATGATGTTGGAGGAGCAACAAATTGGAATTTACGTGACAAAGCCGGGAATCAAATAATTTTTAGGACAAGCAGTTATGCTGACTTTTCGGGACATTTGGTGCCTGATGGAAGTGGTACTATTCGTGGGATTTTGACAAAATTTGGTTCCGATTATCAAATGATGGTCAGATCCGAAAAAGATATTGTGATGAGCGGAAACAGAAATGTTCCCTTTTTTGCAGAAGATTTTCAGTCGGTTACAAACAACGTGAATTTCGCCTTGCCAGGTTGGAGTAATATTGTCGAAAAAGCCACTAAATTATGGAGAAGCATTGTTTATAATAGCAATGGTTATGCCGAGTTCAATACCACAAGTACCACGGCGGCTGAGAATGTAGCTTGGTTGGTTTCCCCTAAAATTAATTTAGCGAATTATAAAAATGCTGTGTTGTCTTTTAGAAGTGCACAACATGACTTGAAAATTGATTCCCCTCTCAATACGTTGGAAGTATATGTTTCGACCAATTTTGACGGGGCAAATATATCCAAAGCAAAATGGACAAAATTAGTTGCAAAAGTGCCGTCCTTGTCAACACCAGCCCGTACGTTTATCAGTTCGGGAGGAATTGATCTGTCTTCGTATTCAGGAAATATCCAGATAGCGTTTAAATACATTGGTTCCGGAAAAGACAAAACTCTAAACGGAGCCTTTATGGTAGATGACGTCAAGATTTTTGGTGAAAAATAA
- a CDS encoding glycoside hydrolase family 97 protein produces MKHLLYTALFCFFVLQSANSQQLKSPNGKFIMEFALQNDGTPSYNLNYKGKTVIKPSKLGLELKNDKKSLLDDFTISDSKTSSFDETWKPVWGEVESIRNQYNELAVTLNQKETDRQIIIRFRLFNDGLGFRYEFPTQKNLVYFVIKEERTQFAMTGDHTAFWIPGDYDTQEYDYTTSKLSEIRGLTEKAKTANLSQTSFSPTGVQTSLMLKTNEGIYINLHEAALINYSCMHLNLDDKNMVFESWLTPDEKGVKGYIQAPSHSPWRTIIVSDDAREILASKMTLNLNDPCKIEDTSWIKPVKYVGVWWEMISGKSTWSYTDEFPSVQLGVTDFSKAKPNSTHGANNANVKKYIDFAAANGFDAVLVEGWNEGWEDWFGHYKDYVFDFVTPYPDFDVKGLHEYAKSKGVKMIMHHETSGGVRNYERHMDKAYQFMKDNGYDAVKSGYVGDIISNGNNHYNQYMINHYQYAIEKAAEYKIMVNAHEAVRPTGICRTYPNLIGNEAARGTEYQAFGGSKPNHVTLLPFTRLIGGPMDYTPGIFEMDLSKFSPNNKSHVNSTIANQLALYVTLYSPLQMAADFPEHYNKFPDAFQFIKDVAVDWSESNYLEAEPGQYITVARKAKGTNNWFVGNVNGYEPRTSNINFSFLEKGKKYTATIYADAKDADYKTNPQAYTIRKIQVTNTTKLSQLSAPGGGYAISIIENKK; encoded by the coding sequence ATGAAACATTTACTTTATACAGCTCTGTTCTGTTTTTTTGTTTTACAGTCTGCCAATTCTCAGCAACTGAAATCTCCAAACGGAAAATTCATAATGGAATTTGCTTTGCAAAATGACGGGACTCCAAGTTATAATTTAAACTACAAAGGCAAAACTGTTATAAAGCCAAGTAAATTAGGCCTTGAACTCAAAAACGATAAAAAATCTCTGCTGGACGACTTTACAATTTCAGATAGTAAAACCTCCTCTTTTGACGAAACCTGGAAACCGGTTTGGGGCGAAGTAGAAAGCATCCGAAATCAATACAACGAACTGGCCGTTACATTAAATCAGAAAGAAACGGACAGACAAATCATCATTCGTTTTCGATTATTCAATGACGGACTTGGTTTCAGATATGAATTCCCGACACAAAAGAACTTAGTTTATTTTGTGATAAAGGAAGAAAGAACCCAATTTGCTATGACTGGTGATCATACTGCATTTTGGATTCCGGGAGATTATGACACTCAGGAATATGATTACACCACTTCTAAATTATCCGAAATAAGAGGCTTGACCGAAAAGGCAAAAACCGCAAACTTATCACAAACCTCATTTTCTCCAACGGGAGTACAAACCTCTCTTATGCTAAAAACAAACGAAGGGATTTACATCAATTTGCACGAAGCTGCATTGATCAATTATTCCTGCATGCATTTGAACCTCGATGATAAAAATATGGTGTTTGAATCATGGCTAACACCGGATGAAAAGGGAGTCAAAGGATATATTCAGGCTCCTTCGCATTCGCCTTGGCGCACAATCATTGTGAGTGATGACGCAAGGGAAATTCTAGCTTCAAAAATGACTTTAAACCTGAATGATCCCTGTAAAATTGAGGATACTTCCTGGATTAAACCTGTAAAATATGTGGGAGTTTGGTGGGAAATGATTTCCGGAAAAAGTACATGGTCCTACACCGACGAATTTCCCTCGGTACAACTTGGTGTTACTGATTTTTCTAAGGCAAAACCCAACAGCACGCACGGTGCGAATAATGCGAACGTGAAAAAATATATTGATTTTGCTGCTGCAAATGGCTTCGACGCTGTGTTGGTTGAAGGCTGGAACGAAGGCTGGGAAGACTGGTTTGGGCATTATAAAGACTATGTTTTTGATTTTGTGACCCCTTACCCTGATTTTGATGTAAAAGGCTTACATGAATATGCAAAATCCAAAGGTGTAAAAATGATTATGCACCATGAAACCTCAGGTGGAGTCCGTAATTATGAGCGTCACATGGACAAAGCATACCAATTTATGAAAGACAACGGGTATGATGCCGTAAAAAGTGGTTATGTAGGTGATATAATATCCAATGGAAATAATCACTACAACCAATATATGATTAATCATTATCAATATGCCATAGAAAAAGCTGCCGAATATAAAATTATGGTCAATGCACACGAAGCAGTTCGACCAACGGGTATTTGCCGAACCTATCCAAACTTAATCGGTAATGAAGCAGCGAGAGGAACAGAATACCAAGCTTTTGGCGGATCCAAACCAAATCATGTAACATTATTGCCTTTCACCCGATTGATTGGTGGCCCAATGGATTACACTCCTGGTATTTTTGAAATGGATTTGAGCAAATTCAGCCCAAACAATAAATCTCATGTAAACAGCACTATCGCCAATCAATTGGCACTCTATGTGACCCTTTACAGTCCGTTGCAAATGGCCGCCGATTTTCCGGAACATTACAATAAATTTCCCGATGCTTTTCAATTCATTAAAGACGTGGCTGTTGACTGGAGCGAAAGCAACTATCTGGAAGCTGAACCTGGACAATACATAACGGTTGCCCGAAAAGCAAAAGGAACGAACAACTGGTTTGTCGGAAATGTAAATGGATATGAGCCACGTACTTCAAACATTAATTTTTCTTTCTTGGAAAAAGGAAAAAAATATACAGCCACTATTTATGCCGATGCAAAAGATGCTGATTACAAAACAAATCCGCAGGCATATACCATTCGAAAAATTCAAGTAACCAATACCACCAAACTTTCACAATTAAGTGCTCCCGGAGGAGGTTATGCGATTAGCATTATTGAAAACAAAAAGTAA